The following proteins are encoded in a genomic region of Zea mays cultivar B73 chromosome 9, Zm-B73-REFERENCE-NAM-5.0, whole genome shotgun sequence:
- the LOC103639989 gene encoding LOW QUALITY PROTEIN: CBL-interacting protein kinase 25-like (The sequence of the model RefSeq protein was modified relative to this genomic sequence to represent the inferred CDS: substituted 1 base at 1 genomic stop codon) gives MTQRFTPNELLIHTGLGLSLSPPPAAGVGGIKIVVMDRYVLGRLLGKGNFAKVYHARSIVSGEEVAIKIMDKDHLSKLDVTHHMIIREIDIMRRVRHPHVVHILEVMATKTRIFVVMEFVGGGPLNDCLIHRRIDEASARRVFQQIVCALDYCHSLGVYHRDIKPDNILLDAVGNIKVADFGLSALTDTAQREAQLHTVCGTPMFIAPEVFQRCGYDGAKADVWACGVLLFRLMAGHFPFNHKDTNMYHMIHRCNYRCPRWFSVGLARLVRRMICFEPARRITIPEIKENIWFKDFNEIQCSCSXPDLRDYDSNSDDDESSTPPSGDPPSPTSCSMRSSLSAPSLTTLENTGSVTVKAQSRMRHHKSLNAFDIIASSPSLDLSGLFEEHCEQMQFVFPVPVSKIISRLEEIAGHVSFTARTKEYQMRIEEKRNGNQIVLLISFKIFEFTQERVMLKMCKKGGDTTQYRQFMNDVLKPGLHGLVDGLSEENAECVDCNSGRS, from the exons ATGACTCAACGTTTTACGCCAAACG AACTCCTGATACACACGGGTCTAGGCCTTTCCCTCTCGCCGCCGCCTGCTGCGGGCGTTGGAGGCATCAAGATCGTGGTAATGGATAGGTACGTCCTCGGCAGATTGCTAGGCAAGGGAAACTTTGCCAAGGTATATCACGCGCGCTCCATCGTTAGCGGGGAAGAAGTGGCCATCAAGATCATGGACAAAGATCACCTGTCCAAGTTGGACGTCACGCATCATATGATCATCCGTGAGATCGATATCATGCGCCGGGTGCGCCACCCGCATGTCGTGCACATTCTGGAGGTCATGGCCACCAAGACGAGGATCTTCGTGGTCATGGAGTTCGTTGGTGGTGGCCCCCTCAACGACTGCCTCATCCACCGCCGCATCGACGAGGCCTCGGCTCGCCGCGTCTTTCAGCAGATCGTGTGCGCGCTCGACTATTGCCACTCACTCGGCGTGTACCACCGCGATATCAAGCCCGACAACATCCTGCTAGATGCCGTGGGCAACATCAAGGTCGCTGATTTTGGGCTCTCGGCCCTCACCGACACGGCGCAGCGCGAGGCGCAGCTCCACACCGTCTGCGGCACGCCCATGTTCATCGCACCTGAGGTGTTCCAGCGCTGCGGCTATGATGGCGCCAAGGCCGACGTCTGGGCTTGCGGCGTCCTCCTCTTCAGGCTCATGGCAGGCCACTTTCCCTTCAATCACAAGGACACCAACATGTACCACATGATCCACCGCTGCAACTACCGCTGCCCTAGGTGGTTCAGCGTCGGGCTCGCCCGCCTTGTTCGCCGCATGATCTGCTTTGAACCAGCGCGTCGTATCACCATACCAGAGATTAAGGAAAATATTTGGTTCAAGGACTTCAATGAGATCCAATGTAGCTGCAGCTAACCTGATCTGCGAGACTATGACTCTAATTCTGACGATGATGAGTCATCTACGCCGCCATCAGGGGATCCGCCATCCCCGACGTCGTGCTCCATGCGTTCGTCGTTGTCGGCACCATCACTGACCACGCTCGAGAATACTGGCAGCGTCACCGTCAAAGCCCAGTCACGCATGCGCCACCACAAGAGCCTCAACGCGTTCGATATCATCGCATCCTCACCAAGCCTCGACTTGTCCGGCTTGTTCGAGGAGCACTGCGAGCAGATGCAGTTCGTGTTCCCCGTGCCTGTGTCCAAGATCATCTCCAGACTAGAGGAAATCGCCGGTCACGTCAGCTTCACGGCACGCACCAAGGAGTACCAGATGCGCATCGAGGAGAAGAGGAATGGGAACCAGATTGTGCTCCTTATCTCTTTTAAGATCTTCGAATTCACACAAGAGCGCGTCATGCTGAAGATGTGCAAGAAGGGTGGCGACACCACTCAATACCGCCAATTCATGAACGATGTGCTCAAGCCCGGGCTACATGGCCTCGTCGACGGTCTGTCGGAGGAGAACGCCGAGTGCGTGGACTGCAACTCTGGACGATCCTAG